One Syntrophales bacterium genomic region harbors:
- the yqeC gene encoding selenium cofactor biosynthesis protein YqeC — translation MRTIEEIFCNESRGVLSLTGGGGKTSLMFQLARLLVGAGMRVLTTTTTRIFPPTAEQSEKVFIDRDPELIMRLASACIQTARHVTAASMRLADSGKLQGFSPETICTFAESGLFDWIIVEADGAAMRPLKAPEDHEPVIPSCTTIHVAVAGLEAVGAELNEKLVFRSGRAGELMELSAGETITEAALTRLFVNPLGLLKGAPPKARRFIFLNKADDRKRRESGARIAELLRHSLLPEVAGVVVGQALAGVCIHSFHPLGGA, via the coding sequence ATGAGAACGATCGAAGAGATATTTTGCAATGAATCGCGGGGAGTATTGAGCCTGACCGGGGGTGGCGGAAAGACGAGTCTGATGTTTCAGCTCGCCCGGCTGTTGGTTGGAGCCGGGATGAGGGTGCTGACCACGACCACAACCAGGATATTTCCGCCCACCGCGGAGCAGTCAGAAAAGGTATTTATTGACAGAGACCCGGAGTTGATAATGCGGCTGGCGTCGGCCTGCATTCAAACGGCCAGGCATGTTACCGCTGCCTCCATGCGCCTGGCGGATTCCGGCAAACTCCAGGGTTTTTCCCCGGAGACAATCTGCACCTTCGCAGAGTCTGGCCTTTTCGACTGGATCATCGTGGAGGCCGACGGAGCGGCGATGCGCCCCCTCAAGGCGCCGGAAGATCACGAACCGGTCATTCCCTCCTGCACGACGATTCATGTTGCAGTGGCGGGACTGGAGGCGGTAGGGGCAGAGTTAAATGAAAAGCTGGTCTTCCGTTCCGGGCGCGCCGGAGAGCTGATGGAGCTTTCTGCAGGAGAAACGATTACCGAGGCGGCGCTGACGCGCCTCTTTGTCAACCCCCTCGGCCTCTTGAAGGGCGCCCCTCCCAAGGCCCGCCGCTTCATCTTTTTGAACAAGGCCGACGACCGCAAGCGGCGTGAGAGCGGCGCCCGGATTGCCGAATTGCTCCGCCATAGCCTACTTCCCGAAGTTGCGGGAGTTGTCGTCGGGCAAGCGCTGGCGGGGGTGTGCATCCATTCGTTTCACCCCCTGGGGGGAGCGTAA
- the yqeB gene encoding selenium-dependent molybdenum cofactor biosynthesis protein YqeB, whose protein sequence is MDIRLKELFIIIKGAGEQATGIACRLYCANFRRILMLETSSPLAVRRQVSFCEAVHEKSMTVEGIEAIKVVDKAELAAAWATGKIAVQVDPAGEAIYRLRPDVLIDATVAKRNLGISIADAPLVIALGPGFTAGVDCHAVIETNRGHNLGRLIAEGMAEANTGIPGNIGGYTAERVLRAPADGIFTSEKKIGDLIRKGEVIGRIGTDEITAKIDGILRGLIRPASIVAKGLKIGDVDPRGKADYCGTISEKARALGGAVLEALLNAYNR, encoded by the coding sequence GTGGATATCCGGCTAAAAGAGCTCTTCATAATTATCAAGGGCGCCGGGGAGCAGGCCACCGGCATCGCCTGTCGGCTCTATTGCGCCAACTTCAGGCGAATACTGATGTTAGAGACCAGTTCTCCCCTGGCCGTCCGGCGGCAGGTCTCCTTCTGCGAAGCGGTCCATGAAAAGAGCATGACAGTGGAAGGAATCGAGGCAATCAAGGTTGTTGACAAGGCCGAACTTGCTGCCGCATGGGCGACAGGGAAGATCGCCGTCCAGGTGGATCCGGCGGGAGAAGCCATTTACCGCTTGCGGCCGGATGTGCTTATCGATGCGACAGTGGCCAAACGAAACCTGGGGATTTCCATCGCAGACGCCCCGCTGGTGATCGCCCTGGGGCCCGGCTTCACGGCCGGAGTGGACTGTCACGCAGTGATCGAGACTAACCGCGGCCACAATCTCGGCCGCCTGATTGCCGAGGGAATGGCCGAGGCGAATACCGGCATCCCCGGCAATATCGGCGGTTACACGGCGGAACGGGTGCTGCGCGCCCCGGCGGACGGCATCTTCACTTCCGAAAAGAAGATCGGCGATCTGATCCGCAAGGGGGAAGTGATCGGCCGAATCGGCACGGATGAGATAACTGCGAAGATCGACGGCATCCTGCGCGGCCTGATCAGGCCCGCGTCTATCGTCGCCAAGGGGCTCAAGATCGGCGACGTCGATCCGCGCGGTAAAGCAGATTATTGCGGCACCATCTCGGAAAAAGCCCGAGCCCTTGGCGGCGCCGTTCTCGAAGCGCTGCTCAACGCCTATAACCGGTAA
- a CDS encoding XdhC family protein yields the protein MWDWIGKLEELRRNDQLCVLVTVTKSSGSTPRKQGAKMIVLSNGIFFGTVGGGTPELYALEDARKCFDSLQGATSEIPLKPRGEFPACGGTMELYLEVLNDNPSLYLFGAGHVGQSLCQVMEGTPFRIHLIDTREEWINSPAIPQSVVCHQCQWSDFIEKTNWDPQRSFVAIQTYSGAVDQQVLEEVLPHPTRYLGMIGSKSKWAGIKQNLEKKGLDISSVRCPIGHDNGGDSPREIAISIANQLIATYNGLE from the coding sequence ATGTGGGACTGGATAGGCAAATTAGAAGAACTGCGGCGTAATGATCAGTTGTGCGTACTGGTTACGGTCACCAAGAGCAGCGGGTCAACCCCGCGCAAGCAGGGGGCCAAAATGATCGTTCTTTCGAACGGAATATTTTTCGGCACGGTAGGCGGCGGAACGCCGGAGCTTTACGCCCTGGAGGACGCCCGTAAATGTTTCGACAGTTTGCAGGGCGCCACCTCGGAGATACCGTTAAAACCAAGAGGGGAATTTCCCGCCTGTGGAGGAACCATGGAATTATATCTGGAAGTACTCAACGATAACCCTTCGCTCTACCTGTTCGGCGCCGGCCATGTCGGTCAGTCCCTCTGTCAGGTTATGGAAGGAACCCCCTTCCGGATTCACCTGATCGATACGCGCGAAGAGTGGATCAACTCGCCGGCCATTCCGCAAAGCGTGGTCTGCCATCAGTGCCAGTGGAGCGATTTTATCGAAAAAACCAACTGGGATCCGCAGCGGAGCTTCGTCGCCATCCAGACCTACAGCGGCGCTGTCGATCAGCAGGTGCTGGAGGAGGTTCTGCCCCATCCGACCCGTTACCTCGGCATGATCGGCAGCAAGTCTAAATGGGCCGGCATCAAGCAAAACCTGGAGAAAAAGGGGTTGGATATCTCCTCTGTCCGCTGTCCAATCGGCCATGATAACGGCGGCGATTCCCCGCGGGAGATCGCCATCAGCATCGCCAACCAGCTTATCGCCACCTATAACGGACTGGAATGA